In Blastopirellula sp. J2-11, a single genomic region encodes these proteins:
- the fae gene encoding formaldehyde-activating enzyme, with amino-acid sequence MSMFIGEALAGDGNEIAHIDLMIGSKTGPVGAAFASALSTQTAGHSNLLAVLEPNLLVKPATVTITKVTIKGAKQATQMFGPAQAAVAKAVADSVEAGIIPKDQCEDLVIVCGVFIHWEADDDKKIFEYNYEATKAAIAGAMGGKPTIDEVLAGKEKAAHPFRGF; translated from the coding sequence ATGTCGATGTTCATTGGCGAAGCGCTCGCCGGCGATGGTAACGAAATCGCCCACATTGATCTCATGATCGGTTCCAAAACCGGTCCCGTCGGCGCCGCGTTCGCCAGCGCCCTATCGACCCAAACCGCTGGCCACTCGAACTTGCTGGCCGTGCTCGAACCGAATCTGCTGGTCAAACCGGCGACGGTCACGATCACCAAGGTCACCATCAAAGGCGCCAAGCAAGCGACCCAGATGTTTGGCCCGGCCCAAGCGGCTGTCGCCAAAGCGGTCGCTGATTCGGTCGAAGCTGGTATTATCCCGAAAGATCAGTGCGAAGATCTCGTGATTGTTTGCGGCGTCTTCATTCACTGGGAAGCGGACGACGACAAGAAAATCTTCGAGTACAACTACGAAGCCACCAAGGCGGCGATCGCCGGCGCCATGGGCGGCAAACCGACTATCGACGAAGTCTTGGCCGGCAAAGAAAAAGCGGCCCACCCGTTCCGCGGCTTCTAA
- a CDS encoding NADP-dependent methylenetetrahydromethanopterin/methylenetetrahydrofolate dehydrogenase: MSTSKVLLQLDPDPQISTFDSVVAVDSGVDQLFRHGAVSAAQVRDLVYGLIFTRSPAELKNSAIFIGGSDVAQAETLLSAAVGSFFGPMRVSILFDPNGANTTAAAAVLAAGRHLQLAGAETLVLAGTGPVGQRAARLLARQGAHVRIASRRLEKATNVCESLQADVAEGAFQPFAVSDDESLQAALRGVAVVIAAGAANVQLAGQETLRQAADLQVLIDLNAAPPVGLAGVDPMDKAENRDGRICYGAIGVGGTKMKIHKRALARLFEQNDWVLNAEEVYAIGRTLE, encoded by the coding sequence ATGTCGACCTCCAAAGTTTTATTGCAGCTTGATCCTGACCCGCAAATCAGCACCTTCGACAGCGTTGTCGCCGTTGACTCCGGCGTCGATCAACTCTTTCGACACGGCGCAGTCAGCGCCGCGCAAGTTCGTGATCTAGTCTACGGCTTGATCTTTACGCGCTCGCCGGCCGAGTTGAAAAACTCGGCGATCTTCATCGGCGGCAGCGACGTGGCGCAGGCCGAAACGTTGCTGTCGGCTGCCGTCGGCAGCTTCTTCGGACCGATGCGCGTCTCGATCTTATTTGATCCCAACGGCGCCAACACCACCGCCGCAGCAGCCGTCTTGGCCGCCGGCAGACATCTTCAACTAGCCGGGGCCGAGACTCTCGTCTTGGCGGGAACCGGTCCGGTAGGACAACGGGCGGCGCGACTCTTGGCCCGGCAAGGCGCGCATGTGCGTATCGCCTCGCGGCGACTTGAAAAAGCGACCAACGTCTGCGAGAGCCTGCAAGCCGATGTCGCGGAAGGCGCCTTCCAACCGTTCGCCGTCAGCGATGACGAAAGCCTACAAGCGGCCCTGCGCGGCGTCGCCGTCGTGATCGCCGCCGGCGCCGCTAACGTGCAACTCGCTGGTCAAGAAACCTTGCGACAAGCGGCTGACCTACAAGTATTGATTGATCTGAACGCCGCCCCACCGGTCGGTTTAGCAGGCGTCGATCCAATGGACAAAGCCGAGAATCGCGATGGGCGAATCTGCTATGGCGCCATCGGCGTCGGCGGAACCAAAATGAAAATCCATAAGCGAGCGCTGGCGCGGCTGTTTGAACAAAACGATTGGGTTCTGAACGCCGAAGAAGTCTACGCAATCGGGCGGACGCTCGAGTAA